The following proteins are encoded in a genomic region of Glycine max cultivar Williams 82 chromosome 18, Glycine_max_v4.0, whole genome shotgun sequence:
- the LOC100814821 gene encoding receptor-like protein kinase ANXUR2, protein KKEKKICIGAARGLHYLHAGAKRTIIHPHIKPSNILLDDNMEPKLAGFDLSIQGAHFMSKPKLIQVPAAGTYGYLAMEVWTDNTVTGKTDVYSFGMVLLEVVCGRKYLMEPIETEFLEKPLEEKIDEIIKGSIGPECWQVFVDITLRCVKLEPDERPTMGEVEVELEFALSLQKQADRARYSLFSTTIIPPPFSLFRLPGT, encoded by the exons aaaaaggaaaagaagatatGCATAGGAGCCGCGCGCGGACTACACTACCTTCACGCTGGAGCCAAGCGCACCATCATTCATCCTCACATCAAACCCAGCAACATTCTTTTGGATGATAACATGGAGCCAAAACTCGCAGGTTTCGACCTTAGCATACAGGGAGCACATTTTATGTCAAAGCCAAAACTAATTCAAGTGCCTGCTGCGg GTACTTATGGCTACTTAGCTATGGAGGTTTGGACAGATAATACCGTCACAGGTAAAACTGATGTTTACTCATTTGGTATGGTTCTACTAGAAGTTGTGTGTGGAAGGAAGTACTTAATGGAGCCAATTGAAACGGAATTTCTGGAAAAACCTCTTGAGGAGAAAATTGATGAAATTATCAAAGGAAGTATCGGACCAGAGTGTTGGCAAGTCTTTGTAGATATCACCCTCAGATGTGTGAAGTTGGAACCAGATGAGCGACCAacaatgggtgaagtagaggtgGAACTTGAGTTTGCTCTGTCCTTGCAAAAACAAGCAGATAGAGCAAGATATTCCTTATTTTCCACCACCATTATTCCCCCCCCTTTCTCCTTATTCCGGCTTCCTGGGACCTGA
- the LOC100785946 gene encoding uncharacterized protein gives MGRWMKPEVYPLLAAMTFVSSMCVFQLTRNMLGNPDVRINKTRRSMPVLDNREEGEKYAEHGLRKFLRTRPPEIMPTINHFFSEDK, from the exons ATGGGGCGTTGGATGAAACCGGAG GTTTACCCTCTATTGGCTGCAATGACCTTTGTTTCCAGCATGTGTGTGTTCCAACTAACAAGAAATATGCTCGGGAACCCTGATGTTAG GATTAACAAAACTCGCCGAAGCATGCCAGTGTTGGATAACagagaagagggagagaaaTATGCTGAGCATGGCCTGAGGAAGTTCCTTCGTACTCGACCCCCAGAGATTATGCCAACCATCAACCACTTCTTCAGCGAGGATAAGTGA
- the LOC100786461 gene encoding receptor-like protein kinase FERONIA-like, translated as MFLKCFGFGAQRQYPTVIEELCHRFSLADLRKSTNNFDQDTVTGHGRFSRVYKGCLQHNEDASEYTVAVKRFVRVGVVEKWFRNEIELLCQLRHPNLVSLIGFCNDQNEMIIVYEYMSNGSLHQLLQSGILSWKKRLEICIGAARGLHYLHAGAKRTIIHRYINSRNILLDHNMQPKLAEFVLSVQGARFMSKPKPIQVDQIIGSGGYMAREYATHGTVTDKSDVFSFGGLLLDVVCGRKYIRGNQGETEFLEKPLEEKIDEIIEGSIAPECWQVFVDITLRCVKLEPDERPTMGEVEVELEHALSLQEQADINTSNKKTFPLILLLLEFLLVLEY; from the exons ATGTTTCTCAAATGTTTTGGCTTCGGCGCTCAGAGACAGTATCCAACGGTCATAGAAGAGTTGTGCCATCGATTTTCTCTCGCAGATCTAAGGAAATCAACCAACAATTTCGATCAAGACACAGTAACTGGACATGGAAGATTTAGTAGAGTATATAAAGGTTGTCTCCAACACAATGAAGATGCTTCTGAGTATACAGTCGCTGTAAAGCGATTTGTTAGAGTGGGAGTGGTAGAAAAATGGTTCAGGAATGAAATAGAGTTACTCTGTCAGCTTCGTCACCCTAATTTGGTCTCTCTTATAGGATTCTGCAACGACCAAAATGAGATGATTATTGTGTACGAGTACATGTCCAATGGATCTCTTCATCAACTTCTACAAAGTGGGATACTGTCATGGAAGAAAAGACTAGAGATATGCATAGGAGCAGCGCGTGGACTACACTACCTTCACGCTGGAGCCAAACGCACCATCATTCACCGTTATATCAATTCAAGAAATATTCTTTTGGACCACAACATGCAGCCAAAACTCGCAGAGTTTGTCCTTAGTGTACAGGGAGCAAGATTTATGTCAAAGCCAAAACCAATTCAAGTAGATCAAATTATAG GTTCTGGGGGCTACATGGCTAGGGAGTATGCCACCCATGGTACAGTCACAGACAAATCTGATGTTTTCTCATTTGGTGGGCTTCTACTAGATGTTGTGTGTGGAAGGAAATATATCAGAGGAAACCAAGGAGAAACGGAATTTCTGGAAAAACCTCTTGAGGAGAAAATTGATGAAATTATCGAAGGAAGTATCGCACCAGAGTGTTGGCAAGTTTTTGTAGATATTACCCTCAGATGTGTGAAGTTGGAGCCAGATGAGCGACCAacaatgggtgaagtagaggtgGAACTTGAGCATGCTCTGTCATTACAAGAACAAGCAGATATA AACACAAGCAATAAGAAAACCTTTCctctcattcttcttcttctggagTTTCTCCTAGTTCTCGAATACTAG
- the LOC100786461 gene encoding receptor-like protein kinase FERONIA-like isoform X1, whose protein sequence is MFLKCFGFGAQRQYPTVIEELCHRFSLADLRKSTNNFDQDTVTGHGRFSRVYKGCLQHNEDASEYTVAVKRFVRVGVVEKWFRNEIELLCQLRHPNLVSLIGFCNDQNEMIIVYEYMSNGSLHQLLQSGILSWKKRLEICIGAARGLHYLHAGAKRTIIHRYINSRNILLDHNMQPKLAEFVLSVQGARFMSKPKPIQVDQIIGSGGYMAREYATHGTVTDKSDVFSFGGLLLDVVCGRKYIRGNQGETEFLEKPLEEKIDEIIEGSIAPECWQVFVDITLRCVKLEPDERPTMGEVEVELEHALSLQEQADIVNTNADYTLMSKTVIPRDSFGFFLNNLRA, encoded by the exons ATGTTTCTCAAATGTTTTGGCTTCGGCGCTCAGAGACAGTATCCAACGGTCATAGAAGAGTTGTGCCATCGATTTTCTCTCGCAGATCTAAGGAAATCAACCAACAATTTCGATCAAGACACAGTAACTGGACATGGAAGATTTAGTAGAGTATATAAAGGTTGTCTCCAACACAATGAAGATGCTTCTGAGTATACAGTCGCTGTAAAGCGATTTGTTAGAGTGGGAGTGGTAGAAAAATGGTTCAGGAATGAAATAGAGTTACTCTGTCAGCTTCGTCACCCTAATTTGGTCTCTCTTATAGGATTCTGCAACGACCAAAATGAGATGATTATTGTGTACGAGTACATGTCCAATGGATCTCTTCATCAACTTCTACAAAGTGGGATACTGTCATGGAAGAAAAGACTAGAGATATGCATAGGAGCAGCGCGTGGACTACACTACCTTCACGCTGGAGCCAAACGCACCATCATTCACCGTTATATCAATTCAAGAAATATTCTTTTGGACCACAACATGCAGCCAAAACTCGCAGAGTTTGTCCTTAGTGTACAGGGAGCAAGATTTATGTCAAAGCCAAAACCAATTCAAGTAGATCAAATTATAG GTTCTGGGGGCTACATGGCTAGGGAGTATGCCACCCATGGTACAGTCACAGACAAATCTGATGTTTTCTCATTTGGTGGGCTTCTACTAGATGTTGTGTGTGGAAGGAAATATATCAGAGGAAACCAAGGAGAAACGGAATTTCTGGAAAAACCTCTTGAGGAGAAAATTGATGAAATTATCGAAGGAAGTATCGCACCAGAGTGTTGGCAAGTTTTTGTAGATATTACCCTCAGATGTGTGAAGTTGGAGCCAGATGAGCGACCAacaatgggtgaagtagaggtgGAACTTGAGCATGCTCTGTCATTACAAGAACAAGCAGATATAGTAAACACCAACGCTGATTATACCTTAATGTCCAAAACCGTTATTCCCCGGGAttcatttggtttttttttgAA CAACCTCAGAGCATAG